The Salvelinus namaycush isolate Seneca chromosome 31, SaNama_1.0, whole genome shotgun sequence genomic interval ttgcaacAGACGAAACGTTTGCAACAGATTAGGCAGTATTGAATACACTCCCaggttgttgttgatgatgatgatgatgatgatgatgatgaacagCCTACTTGTATtccatttgcaaaaaaaatagtGGCCCTGTATTTGTCAAGCATGGATTTGGAAAGATATGGCTGAGTCACGTTATTACATGAAATACCTTTATTTGCACATATATAAAAgtaattattttttacttcaaGTCCCCCTCTATAGCTCCGACTTAAGCTGTTTGAACAGTTTGACAAAAAGTTATTTCAGCTAATGGGGGCGAGGAACGAAAAACGATCCAGAAATACGagaaccactccacaaattaatATCTGCAATATACATTTTCACCAAAGAGAGTAACAAGGTTTCCACGGTTTGATACGAAATAACATAAGTAATCCACAACGTCTGCTTAAATACACCTAGCAAATCAACAGGCGAAAGACCCAAATTGGCAACCGACTCAGTCTTCAGTCATTATCTGTTTAGCAAAAGTGAAGGGTTTGCAAGGATACATTGCTACTTGATAAATTGATTTCCTCTTACTCTGACTCCAAATTGAATATAATTGGGCAAAACTgaaacaaaaaaactaaaaacattatGATTTGAGATTTTAAATACATTTCGTTACAATTTCGTATTGTATGTTGTTTCTCTCATGGACCTTCATTATTCCCATCCAGATTATCACTGAAATTATAGAAAATGAGCCTTTAGCTCTGGCTAATCTATAGCTTTTTTGTACTGGATCACCGTCATCTGAAGGAAATAAAAATGGATGAATAAAAAATATCTTCAAATCAAGAAGTATTCGTATTTACATGTCTATAGCCTATGTCTGGTGATTATTATTTTCATCGTTTGAAAAAAGTGAATGAAACGCAACTCATCTTTGTAAAGAGAAATAGAACGAAATTATAGTTGTTATGAAATGCCTTTGGATCATCGAATTAGCTATTCAACTAAACTTGGAATGCTGTTTCAGTTTCCAGACcaatgcattggtttgttatgcatgtttttttattttaataatcGTATCCTGACAACTtagcataataataataatcatgttaataataatatttttatgATTCTGAGTAAAAGTGCCATTGTCATAAGCCTTGGTGCCAGCAACGATTATTTCAGTAAAACTATCGTGCCCTTTCTGATGTAGCCCACACTGAAGGTATggtaaacaaaaatataaatatataagtTAAATGCatagagaaaaataaataaataaataaagaactTCAGCATGGTAAAAACCTGTCCACTTTAGATAGTTCGAGATTCAGTCATGAAGTTCATTGTTTAATGCCATGACTTCTTTTGTCACCgttttaaatagttttttttctctaTCACATGGAGTCCTAGTCTGCCAGGTATGGCATATATCCGGAGCGACCGGCTCACCGCTGCTGTGTTGGCCGGGGAAGCACAccggagagaggggggagagggggtggttCACTACCCCCCTGCAGACCATGCAGAAGAATCCGCGGAACGAGAGGTCGTTGCAGAGCCGGAGGGGGCGCTGAGGGCCCTCTGTACAGGTAGAGCGCCGCTCCGGGGTCCAGGTTGGACATCAGGCTTTGAGGGTAGAAATAGGGCGACGGAAACATTCTCTGAAGGGCTGAGTAATTTCCAGCCTCCGCTAACAGTTCCAGTCCAACCGCCGTCTGCCTCTTCCACTTTGTTCTATTCGGAGAAGAAACAGTGGATATTAGTAAGGGAAATTCTCATCATAAAGATATAAACAAGTTTGAAAAGTGCAGTTAGAATCGTTTTATCACATGACTCATCACATCACATGAAGTTTAGAATTCAATCATATCTGCACTGAGTAAAAATGGGAAAAACCCATTGAAAATGCATGGACAAAATAACATAGGCTGCATGGTTCAATTTAAACGAAATGTGTTTTTTCTTAATGGATTTAGGCCTGCTTTGTAATAACAAGCGTTACCAAAATGTGGTGTTTTGAGTGCAAAGTTGAGGGTCAGTTCAGAGTCAGTTGGAAACATCTGTAGCCTACGCAATATTATAGCGTGCATTCACTTTCGGTTGGGATCGTATTGGTTTCATCATGTGGTCTGAAATGAGTCTAATTCTTCTATGTTTCCAAGAAAGATCTACACTGTAGTTGTACTCAGTTACGCACTTCAGTTATTCTGATAAATCAGTCCTCGTCACTTGTATTCACGCGGAGGGTTCATCTGTCAGATTGTCAATTGAAAGCACTCCTCAATCAGGTCAATTATTCATCATTATAATAATTGAGTAAATATAGTAGTGTGGCTGAATTATTGATATGGCATAGGCCTACATGCAACGATATATTATTCATGCACAAAGTGTTGTTTGTATACCCATTTATTAATATCGTTTTGCTGTCTGAATGTCATAGCTTCATTTGAAAACCATTTAGATTTTTGTCTCTCAAAAATTGCTTAAAACATTCTAGTCTCTAGTCTAGTAGAAGGCTATTTGTCCGTATTTGAATCACATTGTTCAAAGGTTTCACGCAGTGCCAAATTGCCAATATTTTATGATGGTTTTGTTTTTTATGTCTGTTCTGTTTTCTCCTTTATTCTTAAGGAATTGATGCAGTGTGCGCAAGTTTTGAGAAAGAAATTGGAGCTCATATGTGACCAATGAGTTTGTCTGACTGACATGAGAAAATCATTCTGTCTGGAGGTGAAGAGCGTTTACCCTAATATCCTAATGATACAAGTGCAGGTGCGCACACACACTACCATTGTTGGCCTACTAGGCTCACTGCATTCTACCATTAGGCACTATCAAAATACTTCTCGTGATTTTAAATTGTTATAATTTGTGTAATTACACTAAAGGCAACCAAGCGTCGCAGTCCTTACCTCCTGTTCTGGTACCAGGTTTTGACTTGTGTGTCTGTGAGGTTGAGGGAAGCGGCCAGCTCCATCCTGTCTTGCACGCTCAGGTACTTCTGCCGTTCGAAGCTGCGTTCGAGCTGGGCCAGCTGGTGGTCAGTGAAGGCTGTTCGCGCCTTCCTGGGTTTCTTCATCCGAACATGATGCGGACTGTCCCTACTGCTCGAGATCTCTCGGTCTCCTTCCTCTTTCACTGCAAACACAAGAATATGATAAATATGAAAAACTCTAATTTACAACAATATCTCAACTGTTCATAAAGCCTAGAAAGTGATGGGTAGGGCCTAATCAAAAAGGAATATAGTCCTCGGTTGTAGACTATATGCCCATTTATGAAAGGGATTGGGATTTCGTTTAAATGTTACATTTACAAACGGACTTAAGCCTATTTCAAAGTTTAACTTTTTCATACAACTTCATAGCCTTGTTTGGGTGTTGTGTTGGAGGACTTTAGGCCACTCTCCATTTGATTAAGACTGTGCTTAGTTTTTATGAAGACGTAGCCTAGGCCTATTTACAAATGAATATTTTTTGTATATTAGCACATTGTTTTTGCAATTGGATGTGTGTAACATTCCCCTTTGTTCTATTATTTCCTTTGCTGTCGTGTTGGGGTTAAAATTGTAGTATACATTCTCAGTTTATTCTCCCCCGTTCCCTCCAAAAAGAGGAGACGCGACGTGAGAGCTCTTGCTAGTTGAATAGTTGAGTCGTCTCTCAAGAAGCACAATAATCCGGCTAATTGAGCCACAAGGGAAGGGCGCCTTTCAACCGCGACCGGAGAAACTTCACAGGGCCGCGGATGAGAGCGAAATAAAGAGCCGGCCGGCCTTGCGCGTTACAAATCTGATTAGCACTGGGACAAATTACATCAAATCCCCGAAATATTAGAAGGCGGATTCGCTGAAATCAAAGCAGTGCACTATTCCCTACAAGGGCTTTGGAGCTGAATTGACTGCGTTGATATGACAAtctgttacacacacacgcacaccacacaccacacacacacacacacacacacacacacacacacacacacacacacacacacacacacacacacacacacacacacacacacacacacactgtatccaAAGTATATTGATGTCGTTCATGTTCATGTTCCTTTTTAAAAACTGAACTGAAGTCAGGACTTTTGTAAAACCCTTGCTATAATGGATTGATGTAATAACATTGTTCACTAGTAGGCTATAAATAACATGTCAATTACATTATTCACATTAATAAATATTCGaatgaatattattattattattaatattaataataataatacaatacatACATAATAATATAGGCCTATCCTCATTACACCGTTTTGTGTCACTGTAAGATGGCATTTTCTTTTAATCAATAAAGGGGGTAGatatatttattgtttttgttatatAAGTTAATCAAGTCAATATTTATTAGGCCtattatatatttgttttatttttctaaGTACATTTCTAATGACTATTTCCTGCAAGCAGGAATTGTCCTCACAATACCAACGGTTGACTTATTTGTATGCAGGCGCTGCTTCATTAAACTGTCAATGGAGATGACATGTCTGTTATGGCTGACATGATTGGAAACAGACAGACCCTTGATGGCATTTATCTGGAGGCAACCCTGTCATCTTTTCCCATGCAGCTCTTCTCTTGCCTCCCTGACATCAACAGATGCTTTCAAGACGTCTGCTAATGCAAGCAAGTGCGTCTGAAAGGAAAACGGTTTGACACCTAATGTTTATCCCCCAAATCATTGGAGAATATCAACAGTGTGGATTCCATAATTTCAGAAAATAATAGGCTAGTGTCATCCTTTTCAATGATccgttataggcctactgtagctatagacacTTTTTAAAAGAGCTTTAGAGTTCAAGATAATATTGTTGATCAACTTTCACCATTTGCCagcattttttatatatattttttttttgttggggGGGATTAATTAATCTCTTATTGAGTTTACTGGGATAATGTAAAAGTGTATAATTTGATATTTGATTAGATACATTTTATAGGGGATTCCTTTTGTAAAAAGATTCTAGCCTAGGCTATAGCCTACTTTCAGCATTTGCCTTCCGAGGCTAATCACAATTTACAACCATAGCCTAATTAACCGAGCACTACATCTTCAGAAACACTTTGAAACATGGACAGGTGTTTTAACACGTTCAATTATGATAAGAAAATATTGAGTTAGAATTCATGATATAGCAAATCAACTGCATAAAGCTCACACAAATACAACGGATATAGAACAGTAGGACTACAACAATTCCATTAAAATTAATGTGACAAAGTCTAATTGATTTATAAACATTAAGCTTGTTTACATCACTATTTTACCTTTGTATTCGCTGTCTGACGATGAGTTGCTATGGATTTTGTCCATGTAGTTATCTGCGAGCTTGGAGGCTAGTCGCCCCGTTTCTTGAGTTGGCTGGCCATTACTGGAGTATGGGGCGCAGGCGGCTAGCGGTTTGCAGTCAGCTAGAATATCTCTGATCAGAAAGGATGAGGTGACCGTCCGCGGCTGTGACCCGGCGGAGATCTGTCCGTGTTGGAGATGGGGTGGCAACCCGATAGCATGACCTTGCCTCTGCAATGCCTCATCCACACACTCCCTCCTCGGCGACGGGGGAGACGAGCAGCCGCTCTCTAGT includes:
- the LOC120025492 gene encoding barH-like 1 homeobox protein, with product MEASTNGSSFGIDSLLSHRPGSPVMSKGDSLVGECRSPLEFSPRSELESGCSSPPSPRRECVDEALQRQGHAIGLPPHLQHGQISAGSQPRTVTSSFLIRDILADCKPLAACAPYSSNGQPTQETGRLASKLADNYMDKIHSNSSSDSEYKVKEEGDREISSSRDSPHHVRMKKPRKARTAFTDHQLAQLERSFERQKYLSVQDRMELAASLNLTDTQVKTWYQNRRTKWKRQTAVGLELLAEAGNYSALQRMFPSPYFYPQSLMSNLDPGAALYLYRGPSAPPPALQRPLVPRILLHGLQGGSEPPPLPPLSGVLPRPTQQR